One part of the Parabacteroides distasonis ATCC 8503 genome encodes these proteins:
- a CDS encoding DUF3109 family protein, with the protein MIQIDDTLVSLDVIERYFLCDLSKCKGECCVEGDSGAPLEDSELAKLQKVLPIIWDDLSPKAQEVIHKQGVAYIDEEGDTVTSIVNGKDCVFTCYDADGTCKCAIEKAYREGKTDFYKPVSCHLYPIRVTQYRDFKAVNYHRWSVCKAAEILGKKEQLPVYKFLKEPLIRKFGQAWYKALEECAEEWKKQREE; encoded by the coding sequence ATGATCCAGATAGATGACACTTTAGTAAGTCTTGACGTTATTGAGCGTTATTTTTTATGTGATCTTTCCAAATGTAAGGGGGAGTGCTGCGTGGAAGGAGATTCCGGCGCTCCATTAGAGGATTCGGAGTTGGCGAAGCTCCAGAAAGTATTACCCATCATTTGGGATGATTTATCCCCGAAAGCTCAAGAGGTCATTCATAAGCAAGGCGTAGCTTATATCGATGAGGAAGGCGATACGGTTACCTCTATCGTGAACGGCAAAGATTGTGTCTTTACCTGTTACGACGCCGATGGTACTTGTAAATGCGCTATCGAGAAAGCATACCGGGAAGGTAAGACAGATTTCTATAAGCCTGTTTCTTGCCATCTTTACCCGATACGTGTCACTCAGTATCGGGATTTCAAGGCCGTGAACTATCATCGCTGGAGCGTTTGTAAGGCAGCGGAGATCTTAGGAAAGAAAGAGCAATTGCCGGTTTATAAGTTCCTCAAGGAGCCCTTGATCCGTAAGTTCGGCCAGGCTTGGTATAAGGCCTTGGAAGAGTGTGCGGAGGAATGGAAAAAGCAGCGTGAGGAGTAG